A window of Corallococcus macrosporus DSM 14697 contains these coding sequences:
- a CDS encoding YdcF family protein codes for MFLFLSKVLDLLLAPLSWALLLWLAAWALRRRRERLSRALSALGGVVLYAFSIEPVAMGLMRATEAGAVRSFQPGVTYDAVIVLGGGLDPAATERTGVPEYNAAAERVLRGFELLREGRARQVLISGGSLDPRPEAVVEADVLSRQLQRWGVPAERIVLEGRSRNTRENALESARIIQARGWKSLLLVTSAAHMPRAAGCFAAVGLRPDLLPVDSRASRTPLRRMSWLPRSGALNVSTDALRELAGRVVYRARGWTVP; via the coding sequence GTGTTCCTGTTCCTGTCGAAGGTGCTGGACCTGCTGCTGGCGCCGCTCTCCTGGGCGCTGCTGCTGTGGCTGGCGGCGTGGGCGCTGCGGCGCCGACGTGAGCGGCTGTCGCGGGCGCTGAGCGCGCTGGGTGGGGTGGTGCTGTACGCCTTCTCCATCGAGCCGGTGGCCATGGGGCTGATGCGGGCGACGGAGGCGGGGGCGGTGCGGAGCTTCCAGCCGGGCGTCACGTATGACGCCGTCATCGTCCTGGGCGGAGGCCTGGACCCCGCGGCCACGGAGCGGACCGGCGTACCGGAGTACAACGCCGCGGCGGAGCGGGTGCTGCGGGGCTTCGAGCTGCTGCGCGAGGGCCGGGCGCGGCAGGTGCTCATCTCGGGCGGTTCGTTGGACCCCAGGCCCGAGGCGGTGGTGGAGGCCGACGTGCTGTCCCGGCAGCTCCAGCGGTGGGGCGTTCCGGCCGAGCGCATCGTCCTGGAGGGGCGCAGCCGCAACACCCGGGAGAACGCGCTGGAGTCCGCGCGCATCATCCAGGCGCGCGGCTGGAAGTCGCTGCTGCTGGTGACGAGCGCCGCGCACATGCCGCGGGCGGCGGGCTGCTTCGCGGCGGTGGGGCTGCGTCCGGACCTGCTGCCCGTGGATTCGCGGGCGTCCAGGACGCCGCTGCGGCGCATGAGCTGGCTGCCGAGGTCGGGAGCGCTCAACGTGAGCACTGACGCCCTGCGCGAGCTGGCGGGGCGGGTGGTGTACCGCGCGCGAGGCTGGACGGTGCCGTGA
- a CDS encoding NAD(+)/NADH kinase produces MQTLAIVAKRDKPEAVALAAQIRERYPHLSVLADRTLAHALGWPRVDDRELVTRADLMVVLGGDGTLIYAARLLGGRGVPILGVNLGSLGFMTEVPVEELYPMLEQVLAGRFQVDSRMKLTCRLLRGGRVLIEDEVLNDVVINKGALARIADHETAIDGVPITTYKSDGVILATPTGSTAYSLSAGGPIVHPSVDCTVLSPICSHALTQRSIVVPADRTIRVTLRSETADTYLTIDGQTGHGLQGGDCIEVVRSPNRVNLVRNPKVAYFSILRQKLHWGER; encoded by the coding sequence GTGCAGACCCTGGCAATCGTCGCGAAGAGGGACAAGCCCGAGGCGGTAGCGCTCGCGGCTCAAATCCGTGAGCGGTACCCCCACCTCTCGGTGCTGGCCGACCGCACGTTGGCCCATGCGCTGGGCTGGCCGCGGGTGGATGACCGGGAGCTGGTGACCCGGGCGGACCTGATGGTGGTGCTGGGCGGTGACGGCACGCTCATCTACGCGGCGCGCCTGCTGGGCGGCCGCGGGGTTCCGATTCTGGGCGTCAACCTGGGCAGCCTGGGCTTCATGACGGAAGTCCCGGTGGAAGAGCTGTACCCCATGCTGGAGCAGGTGCTCGCGGGGCGCTTCCAGGTGGACTCGCGGATGAAGCTGACCTGCCGCCTGCTGCGCGGGGGCCGGGTGCTCATCGAGGACGAGGTCCTCAACGACGTGGTCATCAACAAGGGCGCGCTGGCGCGCATCGCGGACCACGAGACGGCCATCGACGGGGTGCCGATTACGACCTACAAGTCCGACGGCGTCATCCTGGCCACGCCCACCGGCTCCACGGCGTACTCGCTGTCGGCGGGCGGGCCCATCGTCCACCCGTCCGTGGACTGCACGGTGCTGTCGCCCATCTGTTCGCACGCGCTCACGCAGCGCTCCATCGTGGTGCCCGCGGACCGGACCATCCGGGTGACGCTGCGCAGTGAGACGGCGGACACGTACCTGACCATCGACGGGCAGACGGGCCACGGGCTGCAGGGCGGGGACTGCATCGAGGTGGTGCGCTCGCCCAACCGGGTGAACCTGGTGCGCAACCCGAAGGTGGCCTACTTCTCCATCCTCCGGCAGAAGCTCCACTGGGGCGAGCGCTGA
- a CDS encoding sigma-54-dependent transcriptional regulator — translation MNQVKRAKVLVVDDDSVVLKAVTQILQREGHPVVAIDDAVEGLTAAKDPTIDVVVLDIKMPNLSGMDLLRGIKADRPDVEVIMMTAFATVETAVEAVKAGAYDYLTKPFENIDEVSLTVAKAAERKALKDRTRALEEALTVRSQFEDLIGQSTQMRSVFKLVETVSHSTATVLIQGESGTGKELVARAIHYRSARKDKPFVAVNCSALTETLLESELFGHVKGSFTGATGNKKGLFEAADGGTIFLDEIGDVPPATQVRLLRVLQEGEVKRVGANEPVKVDVRVIAATHVDLSRAKEQGKFREDLFYRLNVITIDLPPLRDRPEDVPLLAHHFLKLYASKADKKVTGISPRAMEALTCNRWTGNVRELENVIERAVVLTGNDVIDVEDLPPGFQSAPQPDSTVEVFSLAHLPYAQAKRLAMRAFERRYLSALLEKNNQNVSSAARAAGVDRSNFRRLLKQYEVAGRSMKPRVAQAEDAEAMEAAS, via the coding sequence GTGAACCAAGTCAAGCGCGCCAAAGTCCTCGTCGTGGATGACGACTCCGTCGTCCTCAAGGCCGTGACGCAGATTCTCCAGCGCGAGGGCCACCCGGTGGTGGCCATTGACGACGCGGTGGAGGGCCTGACGGCGGCGAAGGACCCCACCATCGACGTGGTCGTCCTCGACATCAAGATGCCCAACCTGTCCGGCATGGACCTGCTGCGCGGCATCAAGGCGGACCGCCCGGACGTGGAGGTCATCATGATGACGGCCTTCGCCACCGTGGAGACGGCGGTGGAGGCGGTGAAGGCGGGCGCGTACGACTACCTCACCAAGCCCTTCGAGAACATCGACGAGGTCAGCCTCACGGTGGCCAAGGCGGCCGAGCGCAAGGCGCTCAAGGACCGCACCCGCGCGCTGGAGGAGGCCCTCACGGTCCGCAGCCAGTTCGAGGACCTCATCGGCCAGTCCACGCAGATGCGCTCCGTCTTCAAGCTGGTGGAGACGGTGAGCCACTCCACCGCCACGGTGCTCATCCAGGGTGAGAGCGGCACGGGCAAGGAGCTGGTGGCCCGCGCCATCCACTACCGCAGCGCGCGCAAGGACAAGCCCTTCGTGGCGGTCAACTGTTCGGCGCTGACGGAGACGCTGCTGGAGAGCGAGCTGTTCGGCCACGTGAAGGGCAGCTTCACCGGCGCCACCGGCAACAAGAAGGGCCTCTTCGAGGCGGCCGACGGCGGCACCATCTTCCTGGACGAGATTGGCGACGTGCCCCCGGCCACCCAGGTCCGCCTGCTGCGCGTGCTCCAGGAGGGGGAAGTCAAGCGCGTGGGCGCCAACGAGCCGGTGAAGGTGGACGTGCGCGTCATCGCCGCCACCCACGTGGACCTGTCCCGCGCCAAGGAGCAGGGCAAGTTCCGCGAGGACCTCTTCTACCGGCTCAACGTCATCACCATCGACCTGCCGCCGCTGCGCGACCGGCCGGAGGACGTGCCGCTGCTGGCGCACCACTTCCTGAAGCTGTACGCGTCCAAGGCGGACAAGAAGGTGACGGGCATCTCCCCGCGCGCCATGGAGGCCCTCACCTGCAACCGGTGGACGGGCAACGTGCGCGAGCTGGAGAACGTCATCGAGCGCGCGGTGGTGCTGACGGGCAACGACGTCATCGACGTGGAGGACCTGCCGCCGGGCTTCCAGTCCGCGCCGCAGCCGGACTCCACGGTGGAGGTGTTCAGCCTGGCACACCTGCCGTACGCCCAGGCCAAGCGCCTGGCGATGCGCGCCTTCGAGCGCCGCTACCTGTCCGCCCTCCTGGAGAAGAACAACCAGAACGTCTCCAGCGCGGCGCGCGCGGCGGGCGTGGACCGCTCCAACTTCCGCCGTCTGCTCAAGCAGTACGAGGTGGCCGGCCGGTCCATGAAGCCCCGCGTGGCGCAGGCGGAAGACGCGGAGGCGATGGAAGCCGCGTCCTGA
- a CDS encoding ATP-binding protein, with product MGSQAAYVHGQQAEAPREAEAPRGRLLLVDDEENILKSIRRVLRRGDWDIETATDAEQGLRAVEAFRPEVVISDFRMPGMNGVDFLTRVKQQQPRAQRIMLTGQADQQAIEEAINRSEIFRFISKPWNDSHLVLTVKSAFEQYALQAENERLYTVTQAQNAELKLLNADLEERVAQRTRMLSQAKREWELSFDCMETPLCVVRARDFAVRRANLAYADVAGRSIEEIPSDTTCYRYLFGRNEPCTGCPLPAAVESGKGARGEVRQGGRTFVVAAYPMAGDERVVCTYRDVTEEQSMTRRLIETEKMAAVGQLAGGVAHEINNPLGGILAFAQLMSRDAGRSEADLESLGLIEESALRCKRIVESLLKFSRHSRVEDRRPFDLSKCVEDAAVLFRAQLKSMPTVELSVGLAEELPKVYGDPGQLAQVVLNLLQNGLQALPAREGKLTLVTGREGDRCYFAVTDTGTGIEEKHLPRIFEPSFTTKAPGEGTGLGLSIAYRIVEDHGGSFHVDTQVGQGSCFTVFLPIPLQLERLP from the coding sequence ATGGGTTCTCAAGCCGCATATGTCCACGGTCAGCAGGCCGAAGCGCCCCGCGAGGCCGAAGCGCCGCGCGGGCGGCTGCTCCTGGTGGATGACGAGGAGAACATCCTCAAGTCCATCCGCCGGGTGCTGCGCCGCGGTGATTGGGACATCGAGACGGCGACGGACGCCGAGCAGGGCCTGCGGGCGGTGGAGGCGTTCCGCCCCGAGGTCGTCATCTCCGATTTCCGCATGCCGGGGATGAATGGCGTCGATTTCCTTACCCGGGTGAAGCAGCAGCAGCCGCGGGCCCAGCGCATCATGCTGACGGGCCAGGCGGACCAGCAGGCCATTGAAGAGGCCATCAACCGGTCGGAAATCTTCCGCTTCATCTCCAAGCCCTGGAACGACAGCCACCTGGTGCTGACGGTGAAGAGCGCGTTCGAGCAGTACGCGCTCCAGGCGGAGAACGAGCGGCTCTACACGGTGACGCAGGCGCAGAACGCGGAGCTGAAGCTGCTCAACGCGGACCTGGAGGAGCGCGTCGCCCAGCGCACGCGCATGCTGAGCCAGGCCAAGCGCGAGTGGGAGCTGTCGTTCGACTGCATGGAGACGCCGCTGTGCGTGGTGCGCGCGCGGGACTTCGCGGTGCGGCGGGCCAACCTGGCGTACGCGGACGTGGCGGGGCGCTCCATTGAAGAGATTCCCTCCGACACCACCTGCTACCGCTACCTCTTCGGCCGCAACGAGCCGTGCACGGGCTGCCCGCTGCCGGCGGCGGTGGAGAGCGGCAAGGGCGCGCGCGGGGAGGTCCGCCAGGGCGGGCGCACCTTCGTGGTGGCCGCCTACCCCATGGCGGGGGACGAGCGCGTCGTGTGCACCTACCGGGACGTCACCGAGGAGCAGTCGATGACCCGGCGCCTCATCGAGACGGAGAAGATGGCCGCGGTGGGCCAGCTCGCCGGCGGCGTGGCGCACGAAATCAACAACCCGCTGGGCGGCATCCTCGCCTTCGCGCAGCTCATGTCGCGCGACGCGGGCCGCAGCGAGGCGGACCTGGAGTCGCTGGGGCTCATCGAGGAGAGCGCGCTGCGCTGCAAGCGCATCGTGGAGAGCCTCCTCAAGTTCAGCCGCCACAGCCGCGTGGAGGACCGGCGGCCCTTCGATTTGTCCAAGTGCGTGGAGGACGCGGCGGTGCTGTTCCGCGCGCAGCTCAAGTCCATGCCCACGGTGGAGCTGTCGGTGGGGCTCGCGGAGGAGCTGCCGAAGGTGTACGGCGACCCCGGCCAGCTCGCGCAGGTGGTGCTCAACCTCCTGCAGAACGGTCTCCAGGCGCTGCCCGCGCGCGAGGGCAAGCTGACGCTGGTGACGGGTCGCGAAGGCGACCGCTGCTACTTCGCGGTGACGGACACCGGCACGGGCATCGAGGAGAAGCACCTGCCTCGCATCTTCGAGCCGTCGTTCACCACCAAGGCCCCGGGTGAAGGCACCGGCCTGGGGCTCTCCATCGCGTACCGCATCGTCGAGGACCACGGGGGCAGCTTCCACGTGGACACCCAGGTCGGCCAAGGCTCCTGCTTCACCGTTTTTCTGCCCATCCCCCTGCAGCTCGAGAGGTTGCCGTGA
- a CDS encoding diguanylate cyclase — protein MKSPFCGDTVNSRPFTLLVVDDSQSTLPRLARALGPEDFALRITAHGPEVPRLAREVALVVLCPGEDAQASLGLLERLMPGDGAVGPPVVLLAPPEPRGLWLEALRRGAEVVLDPWAPDELLARVHRALAAQARMEALATQVSELQRLSSTDGLTGVHNHRHFQERLREEFRRAQRYDDALSLILLDLDYFKEINDKYGHSAGDGVLREVAAALTRGVRETDLVARYGGEEFAVLLPRTHLTGALTVAERVRRELRALRLEVEDGLQVTASLGVSSFPHRTVLTPEQLLLTADEALYQAKRDGRDRICLHPQLPVGPPGP, from the coding sequence GTGAAATCACCATTTTGCGGGGACACTGTGAACTCCAGGCCCTTCACCCTGCTGGTAGTGGACGACTCGCAGTCGACGTTGCCTCGGTTGGCCCGCGCGCTGGGCCCGGAGGATTTCGCCCTCCGAATCACCGCCCACGGCCCGGAGGTGCCGAGACTGGCGCGGGAGGTGGCCCTGGTGGTGCTGTGCCCGGGGGAGGACGCCCAGGCGAGCCTGGGCTTGCTCGAGCGGCTGATGCCCGGGGATGGGGCGGTGGGTCCGCCCGTGGTGCTCCTGGCCCCACCTGAGCCTCGGGGGCTCTGGCTGGAGGCCCTGCGGCGCGGTGCTGAGGTCGTTTTAGACCCATGGGCGCCGGATGAGCTGCTGGCCCGGGTGCATCGTGCCCTGGCCGCCCAGGCCCGGATGGAGGCGCTCGCCACCCAGGTGAGCGAGCTCCAGCGGCTGTCCTCCACGGACGGCCTGACGGGGGTGCACAACCACCGGCACTTCCAGGAGCGGCTCCGCGAGGAGTTCCGCCGGGCCCAGCGCTACGATGACGCCCTGTCGCTCATCCTCCTGGACCTGGATTACTTCAAGGAAATCAACGACAAGTACGGCCACTCCGCCGGGGACGGCGTGCTGCGCGAGGTGGCCGCCGCGCTCACCCGGGGCGTGCGCGAGACGGACCTGGTGGCCCGTTATGGCGGGGAGGAGTTCGCGGTGCTGCTGCCCCGCACCCACCTCACCGGGGCGCTCACCGTGGCCGAGCGGGTGCGCCGTGAGCTGCGCGCCCTGCGGCTGGAGGTGGAGGACGGCCTGCAAGTCACCGCGTCCCTGGGGGTTTCCAGCTTCCCCCACCGCACCGTCCTCACCCCGGAGCAGCTCCTCCTGACGGCGGACGAGGCCCTCTACCAGGCCAAGCGGGACGGGAGAGATCGCATCTGCCTGCATCCCCAGCTCCCCGTGGGCCCGCCCGGCCCCTAG
- a CDS encoding glycosyltransferase family 2 protein: MAQYPSISLFFPAWNEEDYVERAVSRALEVLPALTDDFEIIIVNDASTDRTREVCEALAQRIPQLRVIHHPVNLKLGGAMRTGLAASTKDIVVYSDVDLPWDMRELERALHLMSYLEADMICAFRFDRTSEGPKRIVYSFVYNLLIRSLFDIQVKDVNFSFKVMHRRVLEAMELHSQGSFIDAELVVKAIRQGFRVFQMGVDYFPRTRGISTLASPSVIAKMVRELVSLYPKMRSPEPPLHPVRLPPSVQQLHAVPPPGRTARS; the protein is encoded by the coding sequence GTGGCCCAATACCCGAGCATCAGCCTGTTCTTCCCCGCCTGGAACGAAGAGGACTACGTCGAGCGCGCCGTCAGCCGGGCGCTGGAGGTCCTCCCGGCCCTGACGGACGACTTCGAAATCATCATCGTCAACGACGCCTCCACGGACCGCACCCGCGAGGTCTGCGAGGCGCTGGCCCAGCGGATTCCCCAACTGCGCGTCATCCACCACCCGGTGAATCTGAAGCTGGGGGGCGCCATGCGCACCGGCCTGGCGGCGTCGACGAAGGACATCGTCGTGTACTCCGATGTGGACCTGCCCTGGGACATGCGGGAGCTGGAGCGGGCGCTGCACCTGATGTCGTACCTGGAGGCGGACATGATTTGCGCCTTCCGGTTCGACCGCACGAGCGAGGGCCCCAAGCGCATCGTCTACTCGTTCGTCTACAACCTGCTCATCCGGTCGCTGTTCGACATCCAGGTCAAGGACGTCAACTTCAGCTTCAAGGTGATGCACCGCCGCGTGCTGGAGGCCATGGAGCTGCACAGCCAGGGCTCGTTCATCGACGCGGAGCTCGTGGTGAAGGCCATCCGCCAGGGCTTCCGCGTGTTCCAGATGGGCGTGGACTACTTCCCTCGCACGCGGGGCATCTCCACGCTGGCGTCGCCCTCCGTCATCGCGAAGATGGTGCGGGAGCTGGTGTCGCTCTATCCGAAGATGCGCTCGCCCGAGCCGCCGTTGCACCCGGTGCGCCTGCCGCCCTCCGTGCAGCAGCTCCATGCCGTGCCGCCACCGGGCCGCACGGCGCGGAGCTGA
- a CDS encoding ChbG/HpnK family deacetylase produces MTRPLTRLVVNADDLGLHASLDAGILRAHRDGIVTSATLLATGPTAPEAAARAKAARLPVGLHLALSTRLPPAAPAHEVPTVAPGGRMRGSWADFARAWLTGKVHREELARELSAQLHRARALGVTVDHLDGHQHLHLLPGVRPLVEAIAAREGLPLRWPDALPRPRWLKTPGPALKATVLAVLARTAPRAPSGVRRVSAGGVFEAGMLDERALLAVVDALPTGDFELGCHPGEGTPRVPEDPAWRYGWAAELAALTSPRVKARLRERGIELHSYGTLLSSSSAE; encoded by the coding sequence ATGACGCGCCCCCTCACGCGCCTGGTGGTGAACGCGGACGACCTGGGGCTCCATGCCTCGCTGGACGCGGGCATCCTCCGCGCGCACAGGGACGGCATCGTCACCAGCGCCACGCTGCTGGCCACGGGCCCTACGGCTCCCGAGGCGGCCGCTCGCGCGAAGGCGGCGCGACTCCCGGTGGGGCTGCACCTGGCGCTCTCCACGCGGCTGCCTCCCGCGGCGCCCGCGCATGAGGTGCCCACGGTCGCGCCAGGGGGCCGGATGCGGGGCAGTTGGGCGGACTTCGCGCGCGCGTGGCTCACCGGGAAGGTGCACAGGGAGGAACTGGCGCGCGAGCTCTCCGCGCAGCTTCATCGCGCCCGCGCCCTCGGCGTGACGGTGGACCACCTGGACGGCCATCAGCACCTGCACCTGCTGCCCGGTGTGCGCCCGCTGGTGGAGGCCATTGCCGCACGTGAGGGACTGCCCCTGCGCTGGCCGGATGCCCTCCCCCGCCCTCGCTGGTTGAAGACACCGGGGCCCGCGCTGAAGGCCACCGTGCTGGCGGTGCTCGCGCGCACCGCGCCCCGGGCTCCCAGCGGTGTGCGGCGGGTGAGCGCGGGCGGCGTCTTCGAGGCGGGGATGCTGGACGAGCGCGCGCTGCTCGCGGTGGTGGATGCGCTGCCCACAGGCGACTTCGAGCTGGGCTGCCACCCGGGAGAAGGCACACCGCGCGTCCCCGAGGATCCGGCGTGGCGCTACGGCTGGGCGGCGGAACTGGCGGCCCTCACCAGCCCGCGTGTGAAGGCACGGCTACGCGAGCGCGGCATCGAGCTTCACAGCTACGGAACGCTACTCTCCTCCTCGTCCGCCGAGTAA
- a CDS encoding class I SAM-dependent methyltransferase: MSELLEQALLRYDGLPVAERFHVHARAFSAPLLAMTARTPVGAVADIGCGHGLLSALLALEDPGRTVHGVDPDPRKVAWARRALAGQPNVRIEEGTVEQMLARGASGRFDAAVVCDVLYLLPESKWSGFLSTVRGLLKPGGRLLLKEMEGDGSWKHRKALAQEWVMVSLLGRTKASGGMTVKPRAEMSRDLEAAGLTVREVVDLGQGYTTPHVLYVAEHRAS, translated from the coding sequence ATGAGCGAACTCCTCGAACAGGCCCTGCTTCGCTACGACGGGCTTCCCGTCGCCGAGCGCTTCCACGTCCACGCGCGGGCCTTCTCCGCGCCCCTGTTGGCCATGACGGCGCGGACGCCTGTCGGCGCGGTGGCGGACATCGGCTGTGGGCATGGGCTCTTGTCCGCGCTGCTCGCATTGGAGGACCCGGGCCGGACCGTGCACGGCGTGGACCCGGACCCGCGCAAGGTGGCGTGGGCGCGGCGGGCGCTCGCGGGGCAGCCCAACGTGCGCATCGAGGAAGGCACGGTGGAGCAGATGCTGGCGCGAGGGGCCTCCGGGCGCTTCGACGCGGCGGTGGTGTGCGACGTGCTGTACCTGCTGCCGGAGTCGAAGTGGTCCGGCTTCCTCTCCACGGTCCGGGGCCTGCTGAAGCCCGGTGGGCGGCTGCTACTCAAGGAGATGGAGGGGGATGGCTCCTGGAAGCACCGCAAGGCGTTGGCGCAGGAGTGGGTGATGGTGTCGCTGCTGGGCCGCACGAAGGCCAGCGGTGGGATGACGGTGAAGCCGCGCGCGGAGATGTCTCGCGACCTGGAGGCCGCGGGCCTCACGGTGCGCGAGGTGGTGGACCTGGGCCAGGGCTACACCACGCCGCATGTCCTCTACGTGGCGGAGCACCGGGCGTCATAG
- a CDS encoding mannosyltransferase family protein: MARSASRTIALVVLSAVVACGAAATAGAWRFFHKDPNNPVVRLDEYFTMGWVAWDSSWYMRIAQEGYQFVPGQQSSVAFFPLYPLLIRAVESLGPNVYQSGVLITLLCGPLALMLFTVWARKLTDEDTALKAGLLMACYPFTLYFYGAMYSDALFVLLVVAAFLLLERGHLGPAVLVAAVATAARPVAPAVVLGLLVRRLEWKHARGEKWSAVDFLPVLSGLGFGAYMLYLWHQFGDPVAFVKVQGAPGWEQIPGWHTWLKVSWFERVVLAPQDKREAFRLAAHAFFTLLALALVWPTRKRLGWGYAAYVLAIVGLPAWSTKDFMGMGRYLLSAFPVFLTAAMLLRERPLLLRGALAVGAASLLVLSWAFGADYYVS; the protein is encoded by the coding sequence ATGGCACGCTCCGCGTCCCGCACCATCGCCCTGGTCGTCCTGTCGGCCGTCGTGGCCTGTGGCGCCGCCGCCACCGCCGGGGCCTGGCGCTTCTTCCACAAGGACCCGAACAACCCCGTCGTCCGCCTGGACGAGTACTTCACGATGGGGTGGGTTGCCTGGGATTCCAGTTGGTACATGCGGATTGCCCAGGAGGGCTACCAGTTCGTCCCGGGGCAGCAGAGCTCGGTGGCGTTCTTCCCGCTGTACCCGCTGCTCATCCGCGCGGTGGAGTCGCTGGGGCCCAACGTGTACCAGTCCGGCGTGCTCATCACGCTGCTGTGCGGCCCGCTGGCGCTGATGCTCTTCACCGTCTGGGCGCGCAAGCTGACGGACGAGGACACGGCGCTGAAGGCCGGGCTGCTGATGGCCTGCTACCCGTTCACGCTCTACTTCTACGGCGCCATGTACTCGGACGCGCTGTTCGTCCTGCTGGTGGTGGCGGCCTTCCTGCTGCTGGAGCGGGGGCACCTGGGGCCCGCGGTGCTGGTGGCGGCGGTGGCCACGGCGGCCCGGCCCGTGGCGCCCGCGGTGGTGCTGGGCCTGCTGGTGCGCCGGCTGGAGTGGAAGCACGCGCGCGGCGAGAAGTGGAGCGCGGTGGACTTCCTGCCGGTGCTGTCGGGCCTGGGCTTCGGCGCGTACATGCTCTACTTGTGGCACCAGTTCGGTGACCCGGTGGCCTTCGTGAAGGTGCAGGGCGCGCCCGGCTGGGAGCAGATTCCCGGCTGGCACACGTGGCTGAAGGTGAGCTGGTTCGAGCGCGTCGTGCTGGCGCCGCAGGACAAGCGCGAGGCCTTCCGGCTGGCCGCGCACGCCTTCTTCACGCTGCTGGCGCTGGCGCTGGTGTGGCCCACGCGCAAGCGGCTGGGGTGGGGCTACGCCGCGTACGTGCTGGCCATCGTCGGGCTGCCGGCGTGGTCCACCAAGGACTTCATGGGGATGGGGCGCTACCTGCTGTCCGCCTTCCCCGTCTTCCTCACCGCGGCCATGCTCCTGCGGGAGCGGCCGCTGCTGCTGCGCGGGGCGCTGGCGGTGGGCGCGGCGTCGCTGCTCGTCCTCTCGTGGGCCTTCGGCGCGGACTACTACGTGTCATGA